A region of Corallincola holothuriorum DNA encodes the following proteins:
- a CDS encoding cytochrome c1, with protein sequence MKRMIIALVALLPSLVMAAGGNVHLDKANYDLTDKASLQTGAKLFMNYCSGCHSTKYQRYERVARDLGISAALMQENLMFIEGTKIGALMENAMSDELGAKWFGATPPDLTLVARVRGADWLYTYLRSFYEDPTRPFGVNNVVFKDVGMPHVLQELQGVPRKTYESRLIDGEQQDVYVGIRADGSGEMSTDEYDHAVLDLVNFLVYSAEPVTLERRSMGWWVLGFLVIFTILAYLLKKEFFRDLH encoded by the coding sequence ATGAAAAGGATGATCATAGCGCTGGTGGCGCTTCTACCAAGCTTGGTAATGGCTGCGGGTGGTAACGTCCACCTTGATAAAGCAAATTATGATTTGACCGATAAGGCGTCGCTGCAAACAGGTGCGAAGCTTTTTATGAACTACTGTTCAGGTTGCCACTCAACTAAGTATCAGCGTTACGAACGTGTTGCGCGTGATTTGGGTATTTCAGCAGCTTTGATGCAGGAAAATCTGATGTTTATTGAGGGAACCAAAATTGGTGCCTTGATGGAAAATGCAATGTCAGATGAATTGGGTGCTAAGTGGTTTGGCGCAACACCGCCAGACTTAACCTTGGTTGCCAGAGTTCGTGGCGCTGATTGGTTATACACCTATTTGCGTAGCTTCTATGAAGACCCGACTCGCCCATTTGGCGTGAACAATGTGGTTTTTAAAGACGTGGGTATGCCCCATGTACTGCAAGAGCTACAAGGGGTGCCACGTAAAACCTATGAATCTCGGCTGATTGACGGTGAACAGCAAGATGTTTATGTCGGTATAAGAGCTGATGGTTCTGGTGAAATGAGCACAGATGAGTATGACCATGCCGTACTCGATTTGGTCAATTTCCTTGTTTACTCAGCTGAGCCAGTGACCCTTGAGCGACGCTCTATGGGCTGGTGGGTGTTAGGGTTTTTGGTGATTTTCACTATCCTGGCGTACTTGCTGAAGAAAGAGTTCTTTCGCGATCTACACTAG
- the sspA gene encoding stringent starvation protein SspA, giving the protein MAVAANKRSVMTLFSGANDLYSHQVRIVLAEKGVSVEINQVDPSNLPEELIEYNPYNTVPTLVDRELVLYNARIIMEYLDERFPHPPLMPVYPVARGNSRLMMHRIENDWYVLVDNIISGNNADAARKELTESLIALAPVFAESPYFLSEEFSLVDCYIAPLLWRLPSLGIELTGRGSKEIKTYMQRVFERDSFQASLTESEREQRVGF; this is encoded by the coding sequence ATGGCCGTTGCTGCCAATAAACGTTCTGTGATGACCCTGTTTTCAGGTGCGAACGATCTGTACAGCCATCAAGTACGTATCGTGCTGGCTGAGAAAGGGGTAAGTGTAGAGATCAATCAGGTTGATCCGAGCAACCTTCCAGAAGAGTTGATCGAGTATAACCCGTACAACACGGTACCTACCTTGGTTGATCGCGAGTTAGTACTCTATAACGCTCGCATCATCATGGAATACCTTGATGAGCGTTTTCCTCATCCGCCTCTCATGCCTGTATACCCAGTTGCGCGCGGTAACAGTCGCCTCATGATGCACCGCATCGAGAATGACTGGTATGTTTTGGTTGATAACATCATCAGTGGCAACAATGCTGATGCAGCACGTAAAGAGCTGACAGAGAGCTTGATTGCACTGGCGCCCGTGTTTGCAGAATCACCCTATTTTCTGAGTGAAGAATTTAGTTTGGTTGATTGCTACATTGCCCCGCTGTTGTGGCGCTTACCTAGTTTAGGTATTGAGCTGACAGGGCGTGGTTCTAAAGAGATCAAAACCTATATGCAGCGCGTTTTTGAACGCGACTCCTTTCAGGCTTCTTTGACTGAGTCGGAAAGAGAACAGCGAGTAGGTTTTTAA
- a CDS encoding ClpXP protease specificity-enhancing factor has translation MTPSRPYLLRAFYEWLVDNNLTPHVVVDATVDAVKVPTQFVKHGQIVLNLAPHAVGQLELGNDAVSFSARFGGTPMSVYLPIESVTAIYARENGAGTVFADDIAPEADLEEQPTLVTSPVTDDDKPTPPSGGRPSLRVVK, from the coding sequence ATGACCCCAAGCCGTCCCTATCTGTTGCGTGCATTCTATGAGTGGCTAGTTGATAACAACTTGACGCCCCACGTTGTCGTGGATGCGACGGTAGATGCAGTAAAGGTACCTACGCAGTTCGTCAAACATGGCCAGATTGTATTGAACTTAGCGCCCCATGCAGTAGGGCAGCTAGAGTTGGGCAATGATGCGGTATCGTTTAGTGCTCGTTTTGGGGGGACGCCTATGTCTGTTTATCTGCCTATTGAGTCGGTGACGGCGATTTATGCCAGAGAAAATGGCGCAGGAACCGTTTTTGCAGATGATATTGCACCAGAGGCTGATCTGGAAGAGCAACCAACACTGGTGACATCCCCGGTGACGGATGACGATAAGCCGACACCACCTTCTGGTGGGCGCCCTAGCTTGCGCGTGGTGAAGTAG
- the dolP gene encoding division/outer membrane stress-associated lipid-binding lipoprotein, translating into MMPHRRLLGVVLAGTLALQGCAAVIIAGAAGTAAAIDDRRTLGSQIDDNAIEIKAVGRLRERKDIWDHSRISISSVNGTLLLVGQAPTAHLRNEISRVVEGIPSVKTVHNEVKVGTPISLTTQSNDAWITTKVKADLIGDKEVNGNQVKVVTENSEVYLLGLLTKQEASKATEIARNVTGVKQVVRVFEYTSK; encoded by the coding sequence ATGATGCCACATCGTCGCCTGCTGGGTGTCGTTTTGGCCGGCACTCTCGCCCTCCAAGGGTGTGCAGCAGTGATCATAGCGGGCGCCGCGGGAACCGCAGCAGCCATCGATGACCGTCGAACCTTGGGCTCTCAGATTGATGACAATGCCATTGAAATCAAAGCAGTAGGTCGTCTACGGGAGCGCAAAGATATCTGGGATCACAGTCGTATCAGCATCAGCAGCGTGAATGGCACCTTGCTATTGGTAGGACAAGCCCCGACCGCACACCTGCGAAACGAAATAAGCCGTGTGGTTGAAGGTATACCCAGCGTCAAAACAGTGCACAATGAAGTTAAAGTAGGTACACCGATTAGTCTTACTACCCAAAGTAATGACGCCTGGATAACCACCAAGGTCAAAGCTGATCTCATTGGTGATAAAGAGGTAAACGGCAACCAGGTCAAAGTGGTTACCGAGAATAGTGAGGTTTACCTGCTCGGATTATTAACCAAACAGGAAGCAAGTAAAGCCACCGAAATAGCTCGTAATGTCACTGGGGTTAAGCAAGTGGTGCGCGTGTTTGAGTACACCAGCAAATAG
- a CDS encoding phosphoheptose isomerase translates to MLSRIEESFKESIQTKIAAAEAMPPAIEKAAQMMVQCLLSGNKILTCGNGGSAGDAQHFSSELLNRFEQERPSLPAIALTTDSSTITSIANDYSYDEIFSKQVRALGNSGDILLAISTSGQSRNVIKAMEAALSRDMTIVALTGKDGGEMAGLLGPNDAEVRVPSTRTARIQEVHLLAIHCLCDLIDRTLFPQDEE, encoded by the coding sequence ATGTTGAGTCGCATTGAAGAAAGCTTTAAAGAAAGCATACAAACCAAAATAGCAGCGGCAGAAGCGATGCCTCCAGCCATAGAAAAAGCTGCACAGATGATGGTGCAGTGTCTGCTATCAGGAAACAAGATCCTAACCTGTGGTAACGGCGGCTCTGCTGGCGACGCACAGCATTTCTCCTCTGAGTTATTAAACCGGTTTGAGCAGGAACGCCCTAGCCTTCCTGCCATCGCCCTAACCACCGATAGCTCGACCATCACCTCCATCGCTAACGACTACAGCTATGACGAGATCTTTTCTAAGCAGGTTCGTGCATTGGGTAACAGTGGCGATATTCTGCTAGCGATTTCAACCAGTGGTCAAAGTCGTAATGTGATTAAAGCGATGGAAGCGGCGCTGTCACGAGATATGACAATTGTTGCCTTAACCGGTAAAGACGGCGGGGAGATGGCTGGGCTTTTGGGTCCAAACGATGCTGAAGTACGTGTACCATCTACCCGCACGGCACGAATTCAAGAGGTTCACCTGCTGGCTATTCACTGCCTCTGTGATCTCATCGACCGCACTTTGTTCCCGCAAGATGAGGAGTAA